The following coding sequences are from one Collimonas arenae window:
- a CDS encoding MAPEG family protein produces the protein MTIAYWCVLLAGLMPVLTVAIAKAGRPDFDNAEPRAWLDKQSGMRRRADYAHRNHFEAFPFFAAGVIIAQQVHAAQGMLNLLALVFIIARIAYTALYLNDRPSLRSAVWAIAFLSTTGLFVLAGMTH, from the coding sequence ATGACTATTGCCTACTGGTGTGTGTTGCTAGCCGGATTGATGCCGGTACTGACCGTGGCAATCGCCAAGGCCGGCCGGCCCGATTTTGACAATGCCGAACCGCGCGCCTGGCTGGATAAACAATCCGGCATGCGACGCCGCGCCGATTATGCGCATCGCAACCACTTCGAGGCGTTTCCATTCTTTGCCGCCGGCGTGATCATTGCCCAGCAGGTCCACGCCGCGCAAGGTATGCTAAATCTGCTGGCGCTAGTATTTATCATCGCCCGCATCGCCTACACCGCGCTGTACCTGAACGATCGCCCCTCCCTGCGCTCCGCCGTGTGGGCCATTGCTTTTCTTTCGACGACCGGCTTGTTCGTACTGGCCGGAATGACACACTAA
- the speG gene encoding spermidine N1-acetyltransferase, with product MTTLVQPGLKLRPLERNDLHFVHQLDNNSHIMRYWFEEPYEAYVELVQLYDQHVHDQSERRFILESDNGEMVGLVELVEITHIHRRAEFQIIVAPSAQGRGYAERATRLAIEYAFCVLNLYKLYLYVDKENQKAIHIYQKCGFELESELKSEFFINGVYRDAIRMCMFQPEYLAKRPR from the coding sequence ATGACTACCTTAGTGCAACCGGGCCTCAAATTGCGCCCGCTGGAACGCAACGACCTGCATTTCGTGCATCAGCTCGACAACAACAGCCACATCATGCGTTACTGGTTCGAAGAGCCGTATGAAGCTTATGTCGAACTGGTGCAGCTGTATGACCAGCACGTCCACGATCAAAGCGAGCGGCGCTTCATCCTGGAAAGCGATAACGGCGAAATGGTGGGGTTGGTCGAGCTAGTCGAGATCACTCACATCCACCGCCGCGCGGAATTCCAGATCATCGTCGCGCCCAGCGCCCAAGGCCGCGGCTACGCCGAGCGCGCCACCCGACTGGCGATCGAGTACGCGTTCTGCGTGCTCAATCTGTACAAGTTATATCTGTACGTCGACAAGGAAAACCAAAAGGCGATCCACATTTACCAGAAATGCGGGTTTGAACTGGAAAGCGAATTGAAGAGCGAGTTCTTCATCAACGGCGTGTATCGCGATGCGATCCGCATGTGCATGTTCCAGCCGGAATACCTAGCCAAGCGGCCGCGTTGA
- a CDS encoding DUF4429 domain-containing protein, whose translation MNRAVIQVEIQVRGINGQVTLLSDRIQIKRAGAMARLTQARNGDKDILISALNGVRIQLPGLLSNGYIRFYPADGNPNETSLVRAASDANTVLFNSRQLGKFANLKTEIEKKIVTARTLVVPPPAVPATIDFDLLDQLNEQYKQGLISKAEWVSAKKRLLGL comes from the coding sequence GTGAACCGAGCTGTCATACAGGTAGAGATACAGGTACGGGGCATTAATGGCCAAGTAACGCTGCTCAGTGACCGAATCCAGATAAAGCGCGCCGGCGCCATGGCGCGCCTGACGCAAGCCAGGAATGGCGACAAGGATATTTTGATCAGCGCCTTGAACGGTGTTCGCATCCAGTTACCCGGCCTGCTGAGCAACGGCTACATCCGCTTTTATCCGGCCGACGGCAATCCCAACGAGACCAGCCTGGTGCGCGCCGCCAGCGATGCCAATACAGTACTGTTCAACTCCCGCCAGTTGGGCAAGTTCGCCAATCTGAAAACCGAGATCGAGAAAAAAATCGTCACCGCCAGAACGCTGGTGGTTCCGCCGCCGGCGGTTCCCGCCACAATCGACTTCGACCTGCTCGACCAGCTGAACGAACAATACAAGCAAGGCCTGATTTCCAAAGCGGAATGGGTCAGCGCCAAGAAACGGCTGCTGGGACTGTAA
- a CDS encoding DUF1993 domain-containing protein — protein sequence MTISMYSASIPVFKQMLNALNDVLAKAEAHATEKKIDPNALLQARLFPDMFQLTRQVQIAADFAKSVPARLAGVEVPAYEDNEQTFADLHARINKTLAFIDGLSAAQIDGSEALEIVLRPGTPKEKKLSGQTYLLGYGLPQFFFHVTTAYDILRHNGVEVGKRDFMGAY from the coding sequence ATGACCATCTCCATGTACAGCGCTTCAATTCCCGTCTTCAAGCAAATGCTCAACGCCTTGAACGATGTGTTGGCCAAAGCTGAAGCCCACGCCACTGAAAAGAAAATCGACCCGAACGCACTGCTGCAGGCACGCCTGTTTCCAGACATGTTCCAACTGACCCGTCAGGTACAGATCGCTGCCGATTTCGCCAAGAGCGTGCCGGCGCGCCTGGCTGGCGTCGAAGTCCCAGCTTATGAAGACAACGAACAAACCTTCGCCGACCTGCATGCCCGCATCAACAAGACCCTGGCCTTCATCGACGGCCTGAGCGCAGCGCAGATCGACGGCAGCGAAGCCCTGGAAATCGTATTGCGTCCAGGCACGCCGAAAGAAAAGAAACTGAGCGGCCAGACTTACCTGCTCGGTTACGGCCTGCCGCAATTCTTCTTCCACGTGACTACCGCCTATGACATCCTGCGCCATAACGGCGTGGAAGTCGGCAAGCGCGATTTCATGGGCGCGTATTGA
- a CDS encoding acyl-CoA dehydrogenase, whose amino-acid sequence MFYWIVALFIGAMTLMQLRVNAWLWLVAVLAWIGTGFQFAGIGALAAILLLLLLVPPTLIVAIKPLRYALLSRPALKVFQRILPRMSQTERDAIEAGTIWWDAELFSGKPAWEKLLQLPAPKLSAEEQDFFDNEVEQLCRLVSDWETTEIWQDLSPQAWQFVKDKGFLGMIIPKQYGGKGFSAYMHSQVIMKLSSHCSAAAISVMVPNSLGPAELLLQYGTEEQKDYFLPRLAAGQEIPCFALTSPYAGSDAAAIPDVGVVCMGSYDGQEMLGFRLTWDKRYITLGPVATVLGLAFRVQDPERLLVADGNAEIDLGITCALIPTNHPGVVTGRRHWPLNAVFQNGPTSGKDVFIPLDWVIGGREQIGKGWRMLMECLAAGRAISLPSSTVGFSKLAVQGTSAYAAMRQQFKIPIGKFEGIHEMLARMGGNLYLMDAVRRLSALAVDAGEKPSVISAISKYHVTERGRVLINAGMDVLGGKGICMGPNNFMARSYQQMPIAITVEGANILTRCLIIFGQGAIRCHPYVLKEMAAAGEADQGKALHDFDQALFGHISFVCANFSRTLLAGLSSGSLPSAPRAAPPELRHFYRAVNRMSAAFALLSDMSMFVLGGSLKFRERISGRLGDILSQLYLVSSVLKRYEDDGRPTEDLPYVHWAIQDALHQAQEAYLGVLENFPNRPLALLLRVVAFPFGRPYQLPSDALDSTVARNMQTNGESRDRLIAGMHMSVAGESPHAAGELAFQLILQVNAIEARLKPAIQAGTLAPIPQSLIDMQHWIVAAAASGDISEDEQQLLQDFARHGDSSVQVDDFPQDFNLLESIQKRMQALQQA is encoded by the coding sequence ATGTTTTATTGGATCGTAGCGTTGTTTATCGGCGCCATGACATTGATGCAGTTGCGGGTCAACGCCTGGCTTTGGCTGGTTGCCGTTCTGGCATGGATTGGTACCGGTTTCCAGTTTGCCGGGATTGGCGCGCTGGCAGCGATATTGCTGTTGCTGCTGTTGGTGCCGCCAACTCTGATCGTCGCCATCAAGCCCTTGCGTTATGCGTTGTTGAGCCGGCCAGCGCTAAAGGTGTTCCAGCGCATTTTGCCGCGTATGTCGCAAACCGAACGCGATGCAATTGAAGCTGGCACCATCTGGTGGGATGCCGAACTGTTTTCCGGCAAACCGGCTTGGGAAAAATTGCTGCAGTTGCCGGCGCCAAAATTAAGTGCAGAAGAACAGGATTTCTTCGATAACGAAGTCGAACAGCTATGCCGCCTGGTCAGCGATTGGGAAACCACCGAAATCTGGCAGGACCTGTCGCCGCAAGCCTGGCAGTTCGTCAAGGACAAGGGGTTTCTCGGCATGATCATCCCGAAGCAATACGGCGGCAAGGGATTCTCGGCCTACATGCATTCGCAAGTCATCATGAAACTGTCCTCGCATTGCTCGGCGGCAGCGATTTCGGTAATGGTGCCGAACTCGCTTGGCCCAGCTGAACTGCTGCTGCAATACGGTACCGAAGAGCAGAAAGATTATTTCCTGCCGCGCCTGGCTGCCGGTCAGGAAATTCCTTGTTTTGCGTTGACCAGCCCCTACGCTGGCTCTGACGCCGCGGCGATTCCGGACGTCGGCGTGGTTTGCATGGGCAGTTACGATGGCCAGGAAATGCTGGGCTTCAGGCTTACCTGGGACAAGCGCTATATCACGCTTGGGCCGGTCGCCACCGTGCTGGGCCTGGCATTCCGGGTCCAGGATCCGGAGCGTCTGCTGGTTGCCGATGGCAATGCTGAAATCGACCTCGGCATTACTTGCGCGCTGATCCCGACCAATCATCCAGGAGTCGTGACCGGGCGTCGCCACTGGCCACTGAACGCCGTGTTCCAGAACGGCCCAACTTCCGGCAAGGATGTCTTCATCCCGCTCGATTGGGTGATCGGCGGCCGCGAGCAGATCGGCAAGGGCTGGCGCATGTTGATGGAATGCCTGGCTGCTGGCCGGGCGATTTCGTTGCCTTCGTCGACCGTCGGTTTTTCCAAGCTGGCGGTACAGGGAACCAGCGCCTACGCTGCCATGCGGCAGCAATTCAAGATCCCGATCGGCAAGTTCGAAGGGATCCACGAGATGCTGGCGCGCATGGGCGGCAACTTGTACCTGATGGATGCGGTGCGGCGGCTGTCTGCGCTGGCGGTTGACGCCGGCGAAAAGCCATCGGTGATTTCCGCGATCTCCAAATACCATGTGACTGAACGCGGCCGCGTGTTGATCAACGCCGGCATGGATGTACTGGGCGGCAAAGGCATCTGCATGGGGCCAAACAATTTCATGGCGCGCAGCTACCAGCAGATGCCGATTGCGATCACGGTCGAAGGCGCGAATATCCTGACGCGCTGCCTGATCATTTTCGGCCAGGGTGCGATTCGTTGCCATCCCTATGTGCTGAAGGAAATGGCCGCCGCCGGCGAAGCCGACCAGGGCAAGGCGCTACACGATTTCGACCAGGCGCTGTTCGGCCACATCAGTTTTGTTTGCGCCAATTTTTCGCGCACGTTGCTGGCCGGATTGTCGAGCGGCAGCCTGCCGTCGGCGCCACGCGCAGCGCCGCCTGAGTTGCGGCATTTCTATCGGGCCGTCAACCGCATGTCGGCGGCGTTTGCATTGCTAAGTGATATGTCGATGTTTGTTCTGGGCGGTTCGTTGAAATTCCGCGAACGGATCTCCGGGCGTCTTGGCGACATCCTGTCGCAGTTGTATCTGGTGTCGAGCGTGCTCAAGCGCTACGAAGACGACGGCCGGCCAACGGAGGATTTGCCCTATGTGCACTGGGCGATACAGGATGCGCTGCATCAGGCGCAGGAAGCTTATCTCGGCGTACTCGAGAATTTCCCGAATCGCCCACTGGCTTTGTTGCTGCGGGTGGTTGCCTTTCCTTTCGGACGGCCTTACCAATTGCCTTCCGATGCGCTCGACAGCACCGTGGCCAGGAACATGCAAACCAATGGTGAGAGCCGCGATCGCCTGATTGCAGGCATGCACATGTCGGTCGCCGGTGAATCGCCGCATGCCGCCGGTGAACTGGCTTTCCAGTTGATCCTGCAGGTCAATGCGATCGAAGCGCGCCTGAAGCCGGCAATCCAGGCCGGTACGCTGGCGCCGATCCCGCAAAGCCTGATCGACATGCAGCACTGGATCGTTGCTGCTGCCGCCAGCGGCGACATCAGCGAAGACGAGCAGCAACTGCTGCAGGATTTTGCCCGCCATGGCGACAGCAGCGTGCAGGTCGATGATTTCCCGCAGGATTTCAATCTGTTGGAATCGATACAAAAGCGCATGCAAGCGCTGCAGCAAGCCTGA
- a CDS encoding DUF3563 family protein yields the protein MSTLTINSSNSISRPAASSTSVFSAVAAFFKRVGNAYERSEAERKEAYLAEAVDLYDLEYRMQQLDRESAQTAAWLKGF from the coding sequence ATGTCTACATTGACCATTAACAGCAGCAACAGTATCTCCCGCCCAGCAGCATCGTCGACTAGTGTTTTCAGCGCCGTCGCTGCATTTTTCAAGCGCGTCGGCAATGCCTACGAGCGTTCGGAAGCAGAACGTAAAGAAGCCTACCTGGCAGAAGCAGTTGACTTGTACGACCTGGAATACCGCATGCAACAACTGGATCGTGAAAGCGCCCAGACTGCAGCATGGCTCAAGGGTTTCTAA
- a CDS encoding neutral zinc metallopeptidase, translating into MKWEGNRESDNIEDRRGDDGGGGGFGGGRSIGLGTIVIALVASYFFGISPSTVLSLLSGGPVSQPQSQQAPSRAAPAEDRQTKFVRTVLADTEDVWTQIFRANGQTYAPPKLVLFSGATQTACGTGQTASGPFYCPGDRKVYIDLSFYQLMQQRFHVSGEFAQAYVIAHEVGHHVQNLMGIMDKVDSARSRMSATQANAVSVRLELQADCLAGVWAFHANQARSILEQGDIEGALNAATAIGDDALQKQAQGYVVPDSFTHGTSAQRVRWFKQGISTGEVKSCNTFEVKTL; encoded by the coding sequence ATGAAATGGGAAGGCAATCGGGAAAGCGACAATATCGAAGATCGCCGTGGCGATGACGGCGGCGGTGGTGGCTTCGGGGGCGGCCGGTCAATCGGCCTCGGCACCATTGTCATCGCCTTGGTGGCATCCTACTTTTTCGGCATCAGCCCCAGCACGGTACTGAGTCTGCTGAGTGGCGGACCGGTCAGCCAGCCGCAATCACAACAAGCGCCATCACGTGCAGCGCCGGCCGAAGACCGGCAAACCAAATTCGTGCGCACGGTGCTGGCCGATACTGAAGATGTCTGGACCCAAATCTTCCGCGCCAATGGCCAGACTTACGCGCCGCCGAAGCTGGTGCTGTTTTCGGGCGCCACGCAGACCGCCTGCGGCACCGGCCAGACTGCTTCGGGCCCGTTTTATTGCCCGGGCGACCGCAAGGTATACATCGATCTCAGTTTCTATCAGTTGATGCAACAGCGCTTCCACGTGTCCGGCGAATTTGCCCAGGCTTACGTGATCGCCCATGAAGTCGGCCATCACGTGCAAAACCTGATGGGCATCATGGACAAGGTCGACAGCGCCCGCAGCCGGATGTCGGCAACCCAGGCCAACGCCGTTTCGGTACGACTGGAATTGCAAGCCGATTGCCTGGCCGGGGTCTGGGCTTTCCACGCCAACCAGGCGCGCAGCATCCTTGAGCAAGGCGATATCGAAGGCGCGCTGAATGCCGCCACAGCGATCGGCGACGATGCCTTGCAAAAACAGGCGCAAGGCTATGTCGTGCCAGACTCTTTCACACACGGCACGTCGGCTCAGCGGGTACGCTGGTTCAAGCAAGGCATCAGCACCGGCGAAGTCAAATCCTGCAATACATTTGAAGTAAAAACGCTATAA
- a CDS encoding DUF1269 domain-containing protein, with amino-acid sequence MKETVMLGRQRLYFMLPDIPSARSTLDELLLARVGIQHIHFWGTEGKLPADMPEANVLHKTDLANGAEVGLLAGGVIGLVLGMWLVYFPPQWVHLNWLAMVATTLAGAVLGSWMSGMAAAALPNSRLKSFHAGIEEARFCCGGCAVQACGGNRSADRKASSGSVFLRRRETYSSISIISSD; translated from the coding sequence ATGAAGGAGACCGTCATGTTGGGCAGACAAAGACTTTATTTCATGTTGCCGGACATTCCCAGTGCACGCAGCACGCTGGATGAGTTGCTGTTGGCCCGAGTAGGCATCCAGCACATCCATTTCTGGGGCACCGAAGGGAAGTTGCCCGCCGATATGCCTGAAGCCAATGTATTGCACAAAACCGATCTCGCCAACGGTGCCGAAGTCGGCCTGCTGGCAGGTGGCGTCATCGGTCTGGTTCTGGGTATGTGGCTGGTTTATTTCCCGCCCCAGTGGGTGCATCTGAATTGGCTGGCGATGGTGGCGACCACGTTGGCAGGTGCGGTGCTCGGCAGTTGGATGTCGGGAATGGCAGCAGCGGCTTTGCCTAATTCGCGCCTGAAATCGTTCCATGCAGGTATTGAAGAAGCAAGATTCTGTTGTGGTGGATGTGCCGTTCAAGCGTGTGGCGGAAATCGAAGCGCTGATCGAAAAGCGTCATCCGGAAGCGTCTTTCTCCGGCGTAGAGAAACATATTCCAGTATTTCCATAATCTCATCGGACTAG
- a CDS encoding antibiotic biosynthesis monooxygenase family protein: MILELADIRIQPGKQQEFDAAIQRGVEQVISKAKGFAGFKVHKGIESPERYVLTISWQTLENHTVDFRESPAFAEWRAIVGPFFAVPPTVEHFTLLTESH; the protein is encoded by the coding sequence ATGATTCTCGAATTAGCCGATATCCGGATCCAACCGGGCAAACAGCAGGAATTCGACGCCGCCATCCAGCGCGGCGTGGAGCAGGTCATCAGCAAAGCCAAGGGCTTTGCCGGATTCAAGGTGCATAAGGGAATTGAATCGCCGGAGCGATATGTGCTGACGATTTCCTGGCAGACGCTGGAAAACCATACGGTGGATTTTCGCGAATCGCCGGCATTTGCCGAGTGGCGCGCGATTGTCGGGCCATTCTTTGCGGTGCCGCCAACGGTCGAGCATTTTACGCTCTTGACAGAGTCGCACTAA
- a CDS encoding RNA-binding S4 domain-containing protein, with amino-acid sequence MQQLELRLNSDYVELNQLLKLTGVCDSGGAGKALVASGVVSVDGKVELRKTCKIQAGQKVTIGDLLIYVLPKRSGG; translated from the coding sequence ATGCAACAACTGGAATTACGCCTCAACAGCGACTACGTCGAACTCAATCAACTGCTCAAGCTCACCGGCGTATGCGATAGCGGTGGCGCTGGCAAGGCGCTGGTCGCCAGCGGCGTCGTCTCGGTCGACGGCAAGGTCGAACTGCGAAAAACCTGCAAGATCCAAGCCGGACAAAAAGTTACCATCGGCGACTTGCTGATTTATGTGCTGCCCAAGCGCAGCGGCGGCTGA
- a CDS encoding DUF3861 domain-containing protein — translation MREHRYRVTLEHLATPKEGAAIHAAIDFETGNHDDLFVIIDKVRSRGQFDADTAASLALGLKLFTEVMLKNRSNPLFADINQPMRDFIQKLKAQQPPAAEAAANQVTN, via the coding sequence ATGCGTGAACATCGTTATCGTGTCACCCTGGAACATCTGGCGACGCCGAAAGAGGGGGCCGCAATCCATGCCGCCATCGATTTCGAAACCGGCAACCACGATGATCTGTTCGTGATCATCGACAAGGTGCGCAGCCGCGGACAGTTTGATGCCGATACCGCCGCTTCGCTGGCGCTAGGCTTGAAGTTGTTTACCGAAGTGATGCTGAAGAACCGCAGCAATCCGCTGTTTGCCGATATCAACCAGCCGATGCGCGATTTCATCCAGAAACTGAAAGCGCAGCAACCGCCAGCCGCAGAGGCGGCAGCAAATCAAGTTACAAATTAA
- a CDS encoding glutamine--tRNA ligase/YqeY domain fusion protein — MSTDHTNGHTPPAPASSNFLRGIIETDLTAGSYADRKDSQGQPLPPVVTRFPPEPNGYLHIGHAKSICVNFGLARDYAGRCHLRFDDTNPEKEEQEYVDTIIDSVRWLGFDWKDNTGEHLYFASNYFDKLYEMAEYLITAGLAYVDSQSAEQMAANRGNFGEVGKNSPFRDRPAAESLDLFRRMKAGEFKDGEHIVRAKIDMASPNMNLRDPAIYRIRHAHHHRTGDKWCIYPMYDYTHPISDALENISHSICTLEFQDHRPFYDWVLEHLSAAGFLQKPVPHQYEFSRLNVTYVITSKRKLRQLVDEGIVDGWDDPRMSTLVGIRRRGFTPESLQLFCERTGVTKSDGWIDMSSLEGALREDLDPKAPRANAVLRPLKLVIDNFPEGETVDCQAPVYPPAHPEHATALRHFPISKTLWIEQEDFMETPVKGYFRLFPPSADKAGSRVRLRHGYVIECTGFEKDADGKVTAVHCTYFPDSKSGTEGSANYKVKGNIHWVSAAHALEAEVRLYDRLFTDPHPDAGGKDFKAALNPNAKEVITAYLEPSLKDAKPEDRYQFERHGYFVADRVDSKPGKPVFNRTVTLKDSWVK, encoded by the coding sequence ATGAGCACTGACCACACCAACGGCCATACCCCACCTGCACCAGCCTCGTCCAACTTCCTGCGCGGCATCATCGAAACCGATTTGACCGCCGGCTCCTACGCCGATCGCAAGGACAGCCAGGGTCAGCCATTGCCGCCAGTCGTCACCCGTTTTCCGCCGGAGCCGAACGGCTACCTGCATATCGGCCATGCCAAGTCGATCTGCGTCAACTTTGGCCTGGCCCGCGATTACGCCGGCCGCTGCCATTTGCGTTTCGACGACACCAACCCTGAAAAAGAAGAGCAGGAATATGTCGACACCATCATCGACAGCGTGCGCTGGCTGGGCTTCGACTGGAAAGACAATACCGGCGAGCACCTCTACTTCGCCAGTAACTATTTCGACAAATTGTACGAAATGGCGGAATACCTGATTACTGCCGGCCTGGCCTATGTCGACAGCCAAAGCGCCGAACAGATGGCCGCCAACCGCGGCAATTTCGGCGAAGTCGGCAAGAATTCGCCGTTCCGCGACCGCCCGGCGGCTGAATCGCTGGATCTGTTCCGCCGCATGAAGGCTGGCGAATTCAAGGATGGCGAACACATTGTGCGCGCCAAGATCGACATGGCGTCGCCGAACATGAACCTGCGTGATCCCGCCATCTACCGGATCCGTCACGCCCATCATCACCGCACCGGCGACAAGTGGTGCATCTATCCGATGTACGACTACACGCATCCGATTTCCGATGCGCTGGAAAACATTTCGCATTCGATTTGCACGCTGGAATTCCAGGATCACCGGCCGTTCTATGACTGGGTGCTGGAGCACTTGAGCGCCGCCGGCTTCCTGCAAAAACCGGTGCCGCACCAATACGAATTTTCGCGCCTCAACGTCACCTACGTGATCACCAGCAAGCGCAAGCTGCGCCAGCTGGTGGACGAAGGCATCGTTGACGGCTGGGACGACCCGCGCATGTCGACCCTGGTCGGCATCCGCCGCCGCGGCTTCACACCGGAATCGCTACAACTGTTCTGCGAACGCACCGGCGTCACCAAATCCGACGGCTGGATCGACATGAGTTCGCTGGAAGGCGCACTGCGTGAAGATCTCGACCCAAAGGCACCGCGCGCCAATGCCGTGCTGCGGCCGCTGAAACTGGTCATCGACAATTTCCCGGAAGGTGAAACCGTGGATTGCCAGGCGCCGGTCTACCCGCCTGCACACCCGGAACACGCAACTGCATTACGTCATTTCCCGATCAGCAAGACGCTGTGGATCGAACAGGAAGATTTCATGGAAACACCGGTCAAGGGCTACTTCCGCCTGTTCCCGCCAAGCGCCGACAAGGCCGGCAGCCGGGTTCGCCTGCGCCACGGTTACGTGATCGAATGCACCGGCTTTGAAAAAGATGCCGATGGCAAGGTCACCGCGGTCCATTGCACCTATTTCCCGGACAGCAAGAGCGGCACCGAAGGCAGCGCCAATTACAAGGTCAAGGGCAACATCCATTGGGTCAGCGCAGCCCATGCGCTGGAAGCCGAAGTGCGCTTGTATGACCGTCTTTTCACCGATCCGCATCCGGATGCCGGCGGCAAGGATTTCAAGGCCGCCCTGAATCCGAACGCCAAGGAAGTCATCACTGCCTATCTGGAACCAAGTCTGAAGGACGCCAAGCCGGAAGACCGTTACCAGTTTGAACGGCATGGCTACTTCGTCGCCGACCGGGTCGATTCGAAACCAGGCAAGCCGGTCTTCAATCGGACGGTCACCTTGAAAGACAGCTGGGTAAAATAA
- a CDS encoding PadR family transcriptional regulator, with protein sequence MFGRHRGCERGRMHQGHERSHRGGGLFERGGRREGGRGGRMFEQGSLRLVILNLLQEKPRHGYEVIKAIEELVGGDYSPSPGVIYPTLTLLEELGYAAIEAEAGGKKLYRITPEGEQFLASNNEALTAALKRLEIAQRASGGSAPELKRAIQNFRMAVHMRLERGDLSQEQMYAIIDAIDMAAVKIERA encoded by the coding sequence ATGTTTGGACGTCACAGAGGCTGCGAACGCGGCCGTATGCATCAAGGACATGAAAGGTCGCATCGCGGCGGCGGTTTGTTTGAACGTGGTGGGCGACGCGAAGGCGGGCGCGGCGGACGCATGTTCGAGCAAGGTAGCTTGCGCCTGGTGATCCTCAATTTATTGCAGGAAAAGCCGCGTCACGGTTACGAAGTCATCAAGGCCATCGAAGAACTGGTGGGCGGCGATTACAGCCCGAGCCCAGGTGTCATCTACCCGACCCTGACCTTGCTGGAAGAGCTGGGCTACGCGGCAATCGAAGCTGAAGCCGGCGGCAAGAAGCTGTATCGCATCACTCCCGAAGGTGAGCAGTTCCTGGCCAGCAACAATGAAGCGTTGACGGCGGCATTGAAGCGCCTGGAAATTGCGCAACGTGCATCTGGCGGTTCGGCGCCTGAACTCAAGCGCGCGATCCAGAATTTCCGGATGGCGGTGCATATGCGCCTGGAACGCGGCGATTTGAGCCAGGAGCAGATGTACGCAATCATCGATGCCATCGACATGGCGGCAGTCAAGATCGAACGGGCCTGA
- a CDS encoding SDR family oxidoreductase, producing the protein MNNLILMTGATGFLGGANAVEAIHRGLGKNLLLLARGETPTAAHARVIENLRLLGASDTDIAQISVDQILCSDLSELDNVSNDPRLDLVSVVIHSAALATFSNHPSLEKINVDGTVALGKLMHRRPALKRFMYIGTAMACGEGAGINAVVKEQVNLPLGDEHLVPYTRSKAMGEKKLRDAFPDLPVIYVRPSIIVGHTALGCAPSQSIFWVFMVWQLLGALTTALDEKVDVVPVDWCAQAIIDLAQKETLSHNVFHISAGLGSCVSFREIDLALAAARGIEPIGATYKQITPDAIATLLPRMRECVPECNDRLLLRALKLYGAFAGLNYVFSNENLLAEGIRPAPLFTDYLPLCVESAKHIPIAEQMKWDFK; encoded by the coding sequence ATGAATAATTTAATTTTGATGACCGGCGCGACCGGCTTTCTCGGTGGTGCAAATGCAGTCGAGGCAATACATCGCGGGCTGGGTAAGAATTTGCTGCTGCTGGCACGCGGCGAAACACCGACTGCGGCACACGCCAGGGTTATCGAAAATCTGCGGTTGCTGGGCGCCAGCGATACCGATATTGCGCAAATCAGCGTCGACCAGATCCTCTGCTCCGACCTCTCCGAGCTTGATAACGTCAGCAACGATCCGCGACTGGACCTGGTATCGGTCGTGATCCATTCGGCCGCGCTGGCTACTTTTTCGAACCATCCATCGCTTGAGAAGATCAATGTCGACGGCACCGTAGCGCTCGGCAAGCTGATGCATCGCCGGCCGGCTCTGAAGCGCTTCATGTACATCGGCACCGCAATGGCTTGCGGTGAAGGCGCCGGCATCAATGCCGTGGTGAAAGAACAGGTCAACTTGCCGCTCGGCGACGAACATCTGGTTCCATACACCCGCTCCAAGGCCATGGGCGAAAAGAAGCTGCGCGATGCATTTCCCGATCTGCCGGTGATATATGTGCGGCCGTCCATCATCGTCGGCCATACCGCCCTCGGTTGCGCGCCATCGCAAAGCATTTTCTGGGTATTCATGGTCTGGCAACTGTTGGGCGCGCTCACGACGGCACTCGACGAAAAAGTCGACGTGGTGCCGGTTGACTGGTGCGCCCAGGCCATCATCGACCTGGCGCAAAAGGAAACGCTGTCGCATAACGTATTCCATATCTCGGCCGGCCTCGGCTCGTGCGTGTCGTTCCGCGAGATCGACCTGGCGCTGGCAGCCGCACGCGGCATCGAGCCGATTGGCGCCACTTACAAGCAAATCACTCCGGATGCCATCGCCACCCTGCTGCCGCGCATGCGTGAGTGTGTTCCGGAATGCAATGATCGCCTGCTGCTGCGCGCGCTCAAGCTGTATGGCGCATTCGCCGGCCTGAATTATGTCTTTAGCAATGAAAACCTGCTGGCCGAGGGAATTCGTCCGGCACCGTTGTTTACCGACTACCTGCCGCTATGCGTCGAATCGGCCAAACACATCCCGATTGCGGAACAGATGAAGTGGGACTTCAAGTAA